Proteins found in one Pseudopipra pipra isolate bDixPip1 chromosome 19, bDixPip1.hap1, whole genome shotgun sequence genomic segment:
- the ARL16 gene encoding ADP-ribosylation factor-like protein 16 isoform X2, with amino-acid sequence MVSSRRRPGPTAPARSVPAPPRPFRFRLPPGRGRFRRGGAAMAAGRPPPTVLLLGAAGGGKSLLVRRLRQLSAEEPAGLGEPPATLPTVGTNLTDLRLPRKVTVRELGGCMGPIWPSYYSECSALLFVVDASNPTQVSSSCIQLLSVLSAAPLASVPVLVLFNKIDLPCYMSLLEMKSLFRMQDIVSCATQPITMLETSARDGTGLADVLQWLRATLGNPH; translated from the exons ATGGTGTCCTcccgccgccggcccggcccgacCGCTCCGGCCCGGTCCGTCCCCGCCCCTCCGCGGCCCTTCCGCTTCCGGCTTccgccggggcggggccggttccgccggggcggggccgcgaTGGCCGCGGGTCGGCCCCCGCCCacggtgctgctgctgggggcggcgggcggcggcaaGAGCCTCTTGGTGCGGCGGCTACGCCA GCTGAGCGCCGAGGAGCCGGCGGGGCTGGGCGAGCCTCCGGCCACGCTGCCCACG GTGGGCACCAACCTGACCGACCTGCGGCTGCCGCGGAAGGTGACGGTGCGGGAGCTGGGCGGCTGCATGGGCCCCATCTGGCCCAGCTACTACAGCGAGTGCAGCGCTCTTCTG TTCGTGGTCGATGCCTCCAACCCCACCCAGGTCTCCTCGTCCTGCATCCAGCTGCTCTCCGTCCTTTCGGCAGCGCCGCTCGCCTCCGTGCCCGTTCTGGTGCTCTTCAACAAGAT TGACCTGCCCTGCTACATGTCGCTGCTGGAGATGAAGTCACTGTTCCGCATGCAGGACATCGTGTCCTGTGCCACGCAGCCCATCACGATGCTGGAGACCAGCGCCCGCGACGGGACCGGTCTGGCCGATGTCCTGCAGTGGCTTCGGGCCACCCTTGGAAACCCCCATTGA
- the ARL16 gene encoding ADP-ribosylation factor-like protein 16 isoform X1, whose product MVSSRRRPGPTAPARSVPAPPRPFRFRLPPGRGRFRRGGAAMAAGRPPPTVLLLGAAGGGKSLLVRRLRQLSAEEPAGLGEPPATLPTVGRARRGRGAAGGGGHGRTQPSACPAGGHQPDRPAAAAEGDGAGAGRLHGPHLAQLLQRVQRSSGERHRHPFVVDASNPTQVSSSCIQLLSVLSAAPLASVPVLVLFNKIDLPCYMSLLEMKSLFRMQDIVSCATQPITMLETSARDGTGLADVLQWLRATLGNPH is encoded by the exons ATGGTGTCCTcccgccgccggcccggcccgacCGCTCCGGCCCGGTCCGTCCCCGCCCCTCCGCGGCCCTTCCGCTTCCGGCTTccgccggggcggggccggttccgccggggcggggccgcgaTGGCCGCGGGTCGGCCCCCGCCCacggtgctgctgctgggggcggcgggcggcggcaaGAGCCTCTTGGTGCGGCGGCTACGCCA GCTGAGCGCCGAGGAGCCGGCGGGGCTGGGCGAGCCTCCGGCCACGCTGCCCACGGTAGGcagggcccggcggggccgaggggcggcggggggcggcgggcacggccgcACCCAGCCCAGCGCCTGTCCCGCAGGTGGGCACCAACCTGACCGACCTGCGGCTGCCGCGGAAGGTGACGGTGCGGGAGCTGGGCGGCTGCATGGGCCCCATCTGGCCCAGCTACTACAGCGAGTGCAGCGCTCTTCTGGTGAGCGGCACCGGCACCCC TTCGTGGTCGATGCCTCCAACCCCACCCAGGTCTCCTCGTCCTGCATCCAGCTGCTCTCCGTCCTTTCGGCAGCGCCGCTCGCCTCCGTGCCCGTTCTGGTGCTCTTCAACAAGAT TGACCTGCCCTGCTACATGTCGCTGCTGGAGATGAAGTCACTGTTCCGCATGCAGGACATCGTGTCCTGTGCCACGCAGCCCATCACGATGCTGGAGACCAGCGCCCGCGACGGGACCGGTCTGGCCGATGTCCTGCAGTGGCTTCGGGCCACCCTTGGAAACCCCCATTGA
- the HGS gene encoding hepatocyte growth factor-regulated tyrosine kinase substrate isoform X2: MGRGSGTFERLLDKATSQLLLETDWESILQICDMIRQGDTQAKYAVNAIKKKVNDKNPHVALYALEVMESVVKNCGQTVHDEVANKQTMEELKEILKRQVETSVRSKILYLIQAWAHAFRNEPKYKVVQDTYQIMKVEGHVFPEFKESDAMFAAERAPDWVDAEECHRCRVQFGVVTRKHHCRACGQIFCGKCSSKYSTIPKFGIEKEVRVCEPCYEHLNKKAEGKAAATSELPPEYLTSPLSQQSQLPPKRDETALQEEEELQLAIALSQSEAEEKERMRQKTTYSMYPKAEPTPVTSSAPPVSTLYSPPVNSSAPLAEDIDPELARYLNRNYWEKKQEEVRKSPTPSAPLSLTEPTAQPGEAHPAPLGVVEQQYQNGESEENHEQFLKALQNAVTTFVNRMKSNHMRGRSITNDSAVLSLFQSINNMHPQLLELLNQLDERRLYYEGLQDKLAQIRDARGALNALREEHQEKLRRAAEEAERQRQIQLAQKLEIMRQKKQEYLEMQRQLAIQRLQEQEKERQLRLEQQKQTIQMRAQMPAFSLPYAQLQAMPAASGVIYQPSGPTSFPGTFSPAGSVEGSPMHSVYMNQAAQGGTGPYAAMPVTGTDPSMVNAYMYQPGAGSGQGAQQATAVPTTTPAYSSYQPTPTQGYQSAASQSQSIPAISQAPQSGAMGYMGSQSVSMGYQPYGMQGLMSALPGQDAALSSLPAQQSYMPGQQPLYQQVAPAGAPPQQQPPPAPAPGQQPPGSGEAQLISFD, from the exons ATGGGGCGCGGCAGCGGCACCTTCGAGCGGCTCCTCG ATAAGGCCACGAGCCAGCTCCTGCTGGAGACGGACTGGGAATCCATCCTGCAGATCTGCGACATGATCCGGCAGGGAGACACCCA AGCGAAATACGCTGTCAACGCCATCAAGAAGAAAGTGAATGACAAGAATCCCCACGTGGCCCTGTATGCACTGGAG GTCATGGAGTCAGTGGTTAAAAACTGTGGCCAAACAGTTCATGACGAGGTGGCCAATAAACAGACCATGGAGGAGCTGAAGGAAATACTCAAG AGGCAAGTGGAGACAAGTGTCCGCAGTAAGATCCTGTACCTCATCCAGGCCTGGGCTCACGCCTTCCGCAATGAGCCCAAGTACAAGGTGGTGCAGGACACCTATCAGATAATGAAGGTTGAAG GTCATGTCTTCCCAGAGTTCAAGGAGAGCGATGCCATGTTCGCTGCCGAGAGG GCTCCAGACTGGGTAGACGCTGAGGAGTGTCACAGGTGCCGAGTGCAGTTTGGTGTCGTGACACGGAAG CACCACTGCCGGGCCTGCGGGCAGATCTTCTGTGGGAAATGCTCCTCCAAGTATTCCACCATCCCCAAGTTCGGGATTGAGAAGGAAGTGAGAGTCTGTGAGCCCTGCTATGAGCATCTCAACAA GAAGGCTGAGGGCaaagctgctgccacctccGAACTGCCCCCCGAGTACCTGACCAGCCCTCTCTCTCAGCAGTCCCAG CTGCCTCCAAAGCGCGACGAGACAGCTCTGCAAGAGGAAGAGGAGCTCCAGCTGGCTATTGCCTTGTCTCAGTCAGAGgctgaggagaaggagagaatg agGCAGAAAACAACCTACTCCATGTACCCTAAGGCTGAGCCCACCCCTGTCACGTCATCGGCTCCCCCGGTCAGCACACTCTACTCCCCGCCCGTG AATTCCTCTGCTCCCTTGGCTGAGGACATTGACCCAGAG CTGGCTCGGTACCTGAACCGCAACTACTGGGAGAAGAAACAAGAGGAGGTTCGCAAGAGCCCCACGCCGTCAGCACCCCTGTCCCTGACAGAGCCGACTGCGCAGCCTGGGGAAGCCCACCCCGCCCCACTCGGGGTGGTTGAG CAGCAGTACCAGAATGGCGAGTCTGAGGAGAACCACGAGCAGTTCCTGAAGGCGCTGCAGAACGCAGTCACCACGTTCGTCAACCGCATGAAGAGCAACCACATGCGAGGCCGCAGCATCACCAATGACTCCGCCGTGTTGTCCCTTTTCCAGTCCATCAACAACATGCACCcgcagctgctggagctgctcaacCAGCTGGACGAGCGCAGGC tgtACTACGAAGGCCTGCAGGACAAACTGGCCCAGATCCGGGATGCGCGTGGGGCTCTGAACGCACTGCGGGAGGAGCACCAGGAGAAGCTGCGCCGCGCAGCAGAGGAGGCAGAGCGGCAGCGCCAGATCCAGCTGGCCCAGAAGCTGGAGATCATGAGGCAGAAGAAGCAG GAGTACCTGGAGATGCAGCGTCAGTTGGCCATCCAGCGactgcaggagcaggaaaaggagaggcagctgcgcctggagcagcagaagcagacCATCCAGATGAGAGCCCAGATGCCAGCCTTCTCATTGCCCTATGCCCAG CTCCAGGCCATGCCGGCAGCCAGCGGGGTGATATACCAGCCCTCTGGGCCCACCAGCTTCCCTGGCACCTTCAGCCCAGCTGGCTCTGTGGAAGGCTCTCCCATGCACAGCGTGTACATGAACCAGGCTGCACAGGGAGGCACAGGGCCGTACGCCGCCATGCCCGTCACCGGGACTG ATCCCAGCATGGTGAATGCCTACATGTACCAGCCGGGGGCCGGCAGCGGGCAGGGGGCTCAGCAGGCGACAGCAGTGcccaccaccaccccagcaTACTCGTCCTACCAGCCCACGCCCACGCAGGGCTACCAG AGCGCGGCCTCGCAGTCGCAGAGCATCCCGGCCATCTCCCAGGCCCCCCAGTCGGGTGCCATGGGCTACATGGGCAGCCAGTCCGTCTCCATGGGCTACCAGCCCTACGGCATGCAG GGTCTCATGTCTGCCCTCCCAGGCCAGGatgcagctctgagcagccttcCAGCCCAGCAGTCCTACATGCCTGGGCAACAGCCCCTCTACCAACAG GTGGCCCCAGCCGGGgcccccccccagcagcagcctccacCGGCGCCAGCCCCCGGgcagcagcccccaggcagcGGAGAGGCCCAGCTCATCTCATTTGACTGA
- the HGS gene encoding hepatocyte growth factor-regulated tyrosine kinase substrate isoform X1 has protein sequence MGRGSGTFERLLDKATSQLLLETDWESILQICDMIRQGDTQAKYAVNAIKKKVNDKNPHVALYALEVMESVVKNCGQTVHDEVANKQTMEELKEILKRQVETSVRSKILYLIQAWAHAFRNEPKYKVVQDTYQIMKVEGHVFPEFKESDAMFAAERAPDWVDAEECHRCRVQFGVVTRKHHCRACGQIFCGKCSSKYSTIPKFGIEKEVRVCEPCYEHLNKKAEGKAAATSELPPEYLTSPLSQQSQVSGCPVGDLVILTCLLPPLPTTSSSFHFKLPPKRDETALQEEEELQLAIALSQSEAEEKERMRQKTTYSMYPKAEPTPVTSSAPPVSTLYSPPVNSSAPLAEDIDPELARYLNRNYWEKKQEEVRKSPTPSAPLSLTEPTAQPGEAHPAPLGVVEQYQNGESEENHEQFLKALQNAVTTFVNRMKSNHMRGRSITNDSAVLSLFQSINNMHPQLLELLNQLDERRLYYEGLQDKLAQIRDARGALNALREEHQEKLRRAAEEAERQRQIQLAQKLEIMRQKKQEYLEMQRQLAIQRLQEQEKERQLRLEQQKQTIQMRAQMPAFSLPYAQLQAMPAASGVIYQPSGPTSFPGTFSPAGSVEGSPMHSVYMNQAAQGGTGPYAAMPVTGTDPSMVNAYMYQPGAGSGQGAQQATAVPTTTPAYSSYQPTPTQGYQSAASQSQSIPAISQAPQSGAMGYMGSQSVSMGYQPYGMQGLMSALPGQDAALSSLPAQQSYMPGQQPLYQQVAPAGAPPQQQPPPAPAPGQQPPGSGEAQLISFD, from the exons ATGGGGCGCGGCAGCGGCACCTTCGAGCGGCTCCTCG ATAAGGCCACGAGCCAGCTCCTGCTGGAGACGGACTGGGAATCCATCCTGCAGATCTGCGACATGATCCGGCAGGGAGACACCCA AGCGAAATACGCTGTCAACGCCATCAAGAAGAAAGTGAATGACAAGAATCCCCACGTGGCCCTGTATGCACTGGAG GTCATGGAGTCAGTGGTTAAAAACTGTGGCCAAACAGTTCATGACGAGGTGGCCAATAAACAGACCATGGAGGAGCTGAAGGAAATACTCAAG AGGCAAGTGGAGACAAGTGTCCGCAGTAAGATCCTGTACCTCATCCAGGCCTGGGCTCACGCCTTCCGCAATGAGCCCAAGTACAAGGTGGTGCAGGACACCTATCAGATAATGAAGGTTGAAG GTCATGTCTTCCCAGAGTTCAAGGAGAGCGATGCCATGTTCGCTGCCGAGAGG GCTCCAGACTGGGTAGACGCTGAGGAGTGTCACAGGTGCCGAGTGCAGTTTGGTGTCGTGACACGGAAG CACCACTGCCGGGCCTGCGGGCAGATCTTCTGTGGGAAATGCTCCTCCAAGTATTCCACCATCCCCAAGTTCGGGATTGAGAAGGAAGTGAGAGTCTGTGAGCCCTGCTATGAGCATCTCAACAA GAAGGCTGAGGGCaaagctgctgccacctccGAACTGCCCCCCGAGTACCTGACCAGCCCTCTCTCTCAGCAGTCCCAGGTGAGTGGCTGCCCCGTAGGTGATCTGGTGATCCTGACCTGTTTGTTGCCCCCATTACCGACCACCTCCTCATCTTTTCACTTCAAGCTGCCTCCAAAGCGCGACGAGACAGCTCTGCAAGAGGAAGAGGAGCTCCAGCTGGCTATTGCCTTGTCTCAGTCAGAGgctgaggagaaggagagaatg agGCAGAAAACAACCTACTCCATGTACCCTAAGGCTGAGCCCACCCCTGTCACGTCATCGGCTCCCCCGGTCAGCACACTCTACTCCCCGCCCGTG AATTCCTCTGCTCCCTTGGCTGAGGACATTGACCCAGAG CTGGCTCGGTACCTGAACCGCAACTACTGGGAGAAGAAACAAGAGGAGGTTCGCAAGAGCCCCACGCCGTCAGCACCCCTGTCCCTGACAGAGCCGACTGCGCAGCCTGGGGAAGCCCACCCCGCCCCACTCGGGGTGGTTGAG CAGTACCAGAATGGCGAGTCTGAGGAGAACCACGAGCAGTTCCTGAAGGCGCTGCAGAACGCAGTCACCACGTTCGTCAACCGCATGAAGAGCAACCACATGCGAGGCCGCAGCATCACCAATGACTCCGCCGTGTTGTCCCTTTTCCAGTCCATCAACAACATGCACCcgcagctgctggagctgctcaacCAGCTGGACGAGCGCAGGC tgtACTACGAAGGCCTGCAGGACAAACTGGCCCAGATCCGGGATGCGCGTGGGGCTCTGAACGCACTGCGGGAGGAGCACCAGGAGAAGCTGCGCCGCGCAGCAGAGGAGGCAGAGCGGCAGCGCCAGATCCAGCTGGCCCAGAAGCTGGAGATCATGAGGCAGAAGAAGCAG GAGTACCTGGAGATGCAGCGTCAGTTGGCCATCCAGCGactgcaggagcaggaaaaggagaggcagctgcgcctggagcagcagaagcagacCATCCAGATGAGAGCCCAGATGCCAGCCTTCTCATTGCCCTATGCCCAG CTCCAGGCCATGCCGGCAGCCAGCGGGGTGATATACCAGCCCTCTGGGCCCACCAGCTTCCCTGGCACCTTCAGCCCAGCTGGCTCTGTGGAAGGCTCTCCCATGCACAGCGTGTACATGAACCAGGCTGCACAGGGAGGCACAGGGCCGTACGCCGCCATGCCCGTCACCGGGACTG ATCCCAGCATGGTGAATGCCTACATGTACCAGCCGGGGGCCGGCAGCGGGCAGGGGGCTCAGCAGGCGACAGCAGTGcccaccaccaccccagcaTACTCGTCCTACCAGCCCACGCCCACGCAGGGCTACCAG AGCGCGGCCTCGCAGTCGCAGAGCATCCCGGCCATCTCCCAGGCCCCCCAGTCGGGTGCCATGGGCTACATGGGCAGCCAGTCCGTCTCCATGGGCTACCAGCCCTACGGCATGCAG GGTCTCATGTCTGCCCTCCCAGGCCAGGatgcagctctgagcagccttcCAGCCCAGCAGTCCTACATGCCTGGGCAACAGCCCCTCTACCAACAG GTGGCCCCAGCCGGGgcccccccccagcagcagcctccacCGGCGCCAGCCCCCGGgcagcagcccccaggcagcGGAGAGGCCCAGCTCATCTCATTTGACTGA
- the HGS gene encoding hepatocyte growth factor-regulated tyrosine kinase substrate isoform X3 yields MGRGSGTFERLLDKATSQLLLETDWESILQICDMIRQGDTQAKYAVNAIKKKVNDKNPHVALYALEVMESVVKNCGQTVHDEVANKQTMEELKEILKRQVETSVRSKILYLIQAWAHAFRNEPKYKVVQDTYQIMKVEGHVFPEFKESDAMFAAERAPDWVDAEECHRCRVQFGVVTRKHHCRACGQIFCGKCSSKYSTIPKFGIEKEVRVCEPCYEHLNKKAEGKAAATSELPPEYLTSPLSQQSQLPPKRDETALQEEEELQLAIALSQSEAEEKERMRQKTTYSMYPKAEPTPVTSSAPPVSTLYSPPVNSSAPLAEDIDPELARYLNRNYWEKKQEEVRKSPTPSAPLSLTEPTAQPGEAHPAPLGVVEQYQNGESEENHEQFLKALQNAVTTFVNRMKSNHMRGRSITNDSAVLSLFQSINNMHPQLLELLNQLDERRLYYEGLQDKLAQIRDARGALNALREEHQEKLRRAAEEAERQRQIQLAQKLEIMRQKKQEYLEMQRQLAIQRLQEQEKERQLRLEQQKQTIQMRAQMPAFSLPYAQLQAMPAASGVIYQPSGPTSFPGTFSPAGSVEGSPMHSVYMNQAAQGGTGPYAAMPVTGTDPSMVNAYMYQPGAGSGQGAQQATAVPTTTPAYSSYQPTPTQGYQSAASQSQSIPAISQAPQSGAMGYMGSQSVSMGYQPYGMQGLMSALPGQDAALSSLPAQQSYMPGQQPLYQQVAPAGAPPQQQPPPAPAPGQQPPGSGEAQLISFD; encoded by the exons ATGGGGCGCGGCAGCGGCACCTTCGAGCGGCTCCTCG ATAAGGCCACGAGCCAGCTCCTGCTGGAGACGGACTGGGAATCCATCCTGCAGATCTGCGACATGATCCGGCAGGGAGACACCCA AGCGAAATACGCTGTCAACGCCATCAAGAAGAAAGTGAATGACAAGAATCCCCACGTGGCCCTGTATGCACTGGAG GTCATGGAGTCAGTGGTTAAAAACTGTGGCCAAACAGTTCATGACGAGGTGGCCAATAAACAGACCATGGAGGAGCTGAAGGAAATACTCAAG AGGCAAGTGGAGACAAGTGTCCGCAGTAAGATCCTGTACCTCATCCAGGCCTGGGCTCACGCCTTCCGCAATGAGCCCAAGTACAAGGTGGTGCAGGACACCTATCAGATAATGAAGGTTGAAG GTCATGTCTTCCCAGAGTTCAAGGAGAGCGATGCCATGTTCGCTGCCGAGAGG GCTCCAGACTGGGTAGACGCTGAGGAGTGTCACAGGTGCCGAGTGCAGTTTGGTGTCGTGACACGGAAG CACCACTGCCGGGCCTGCGGGCAGATCTTCTGTGGGAAATGCTCCTCCAAGTATTCCACCATCCCCAAGTTCGGGATTGAGAAGGAAGTGAGAGTCTGTGAGCCCTGCTATGAGCATCTCAACAA GAAGGCTGAGGGCaaagctgctgccacctccGAACTGCCCCCCGAGTACCTGACCAGCCCTCTCTCTCAGCAGTCCCAG CTGCCTCCAAAGCGCGACGAGACAGCTCTGCAAGAGGAAGAGGAGCTCCAGCTGGCTATTGCCTTGTCTCAGTCAGAGgctgaggagaaggagagaatg agGCAGAAAACAACCTACTCCATGTACCCTAAGGCTGAGCCCACCCCTGTCACGTCATCGGCTCCCCCGGTCAGCACACTCTACTCCCCGCCCGTG AATTCCTCTGCTCCCTTGGCTGAGGACATTGACCCAGAG CTGGCTCGGTACCTGAACCGCAACTACTGGGAGAAGAAACAAGAGGAGGTTCGCAAGAGCCCCACGCCGTCAGCACCCCTGTCCCTGACAGAGCCGACTGCGCAGCCTGGGGAAGCCCACCCCGCCCCACTCGGGGTGGTTGAG CAGTACCAGAATGGCGAGTCTGAGGAGAACCACGAGCAGTTCCTGAAGGCGCTGCAGAACGCAGTCACCACGTTCGTCAACCGCATGAAGAGCAACCACATGCGAGGCCGCAGCATCACCAATGACTCCGCCGTGTTGTCCCTTTTCCAGTCCATCAACAACATGCACCcgcagctgctggagctgctcaacCAGCTGGACGAGCGCAGGC tgtACTACGAAGGCCTGCAGGACAAACTGGCCCAGATCCGGGATGCGCGTGGGGCTCTGAACGCACTGCGGGAGGAGCACCAGGAGAAGCTGCGCCGCGCAGCAGAGGAGGCAGAGCGGCAGCGCCAGATCCAGCTGGCCCAGAAGCTGGAGATCATGAGGCAGAAGAAGCAG GAGTACCTGGAGATGCAGCGTCAGTTGGCCATCCAGCGactgcaggagcaggaaaaggagaggcagctgcgcctggagcagcagaagcagacCATCCAGATGAGAGCCCAGATGCCAGCCTTCTCATTGCCCTATGCCCAG CTCCAGGCCATGCCGGCAGCCAGCGGGGTGATATACCAGCCCTCTGGGCCCACCAGCTTCCCTGGCACCTTCAGCCCAGCTGGCTCTGTGGAAGGCTCTCCCATGCACAGCGTGTACATGAACCAGGCTGCACAGGGAGGCACAGGGCCGTACGCCGCCATGCCCGTCACCGGGACTG ATCCCAGCATGGTGAATGCCTACATGTACCAGCCGGGGGCCGGCAGCGGGCAGGGGGCTCAGCAGGCGACAGCAGTGcccaccaccaccccagcaTACTCGTCCTACCAGCCCACGCCCACGCAGGGCTACCAG AGCGCGGCCTCGCAGTCGCAGAGCATCCCGGCCATCTCCCAGGCCCCCCAGTCGGGTGCCATGGGCTACATGGGCAGCCAGTCCGTCTCCATGGGCTACCAGCCCTACGGCATGCAG GGTCTCATGTCTGCCCTCCCAGGCCAGGatgcagctctgagcagccttcCAGCCCAGCAGTCCTACATGCCTGGGCAACAGCCCCTCTACCAACAG GTGGCCCCAGCCGGGgcccccccccagcagcagcctccacCGGCGCCAGCCCCCGGgcagcagcccccaggcagcGGAGAGGCCCAGCTCATCTCATTTGACTGA
- the HGS gene encoding hepatocyte growth factor-regulated tyrosine kinase substrate isoform X4 → MGRGSGTFERLLDKATSQLLLETDWESILQICDMIRQGDTQAKYAVNAIKKKVNDKNPHVALYALEVMESVVKNCGQTVHDEVANKQTMEELKEILKRQVETSVRSKILYLIQAWAHAFRNEPKYKVVQDTYQIMKVEGHVFPEFKESDAMFAAERAPDWVDAEECHRCRVQFGVVTRKHHCRACGQIFCGKCSSKYSTIPKFGIEKEVRVCEPCYEHLNKKAEGKAAATSELPPEYLTSPLSQQSQLPPKRDETALQEEEELQLAIALSQSEAEEKERMNSSAPLAEDIDPELARYLNRNYWEKKQEEVRKSPTPSAPLSLTEPTAQPGEAHPAPLGVVEQQYQNGESEENHEQFLKALQNAVTTFVNRMKSNHMRGRSITNDSAVLSLFQSINNMHPQLLELLNQLDERRLYYEGLQDKLAQIRDARGALNALREEHQEKLRRAAEEAERQRQIQLAQKLEIMRQKKQEYLEMQRQLAIQRLQEQEKERQLRLEQQKQTIQMRAQMPAFSLPYAQLQAMPAASGVIYQPSGPTSFPGTFSPAGSVEGSPMHSVYMNQAAQGGTGPYAAMPVTGTDPSMVNAYMYQPGAGSGQGAQQATAVPTTTPAYSSYQPTPTQGYQSAASQSQSIPAISQAPQSGAMGYMGSQSVSMGYQPYGMQGLMSALPGQDAALSSLPAQQSYMPGQQPLYQQVAPAGAPPQQQPPPAPAPGQQPPGSGEAQLISFD, encoded by the exons ATGGGGCGCGGCAGCGGCACCTTCGAGCGGCTCCTCG ATAAGGCCACGAGCCAGCTCCTGCTGGAGACGGACTGGGAATCCATCCTGCAGATCTGCGACATGATCCGGCAGGGAGACACCCA AGCGAAATACGCTGTCAACGCCATCAAGAAGAAAGTGAATGACAAGAATCCCCACGTGGCCCTGTATGCACTGGAG GTCATGGAGTCAGTGGTTAAAAACTGTGGCCAAACAGTTCATGACGAGGTGGCCAATAAACAGACCATGGAGGAGCTGAAGGAAATACTCAAG AGGCAAGTGGAGACAAGTGTCCGCAGTAAGATCCTGTACCTCATCCAGGCCTGGGCTCACGCCTTCCGCAATGAGCCCAAGTACAAGGTGGTGCAGGACACCTATCAGATAATGAAGGTTGAAG GTCATGTCTTCCCAGAGTTCAAGGAGAGCGATGCCATGTTCGCTGCCGAGAGG GCTCCAGACTGGGTAGACGCTGAGGAGTGTCACAGGTGCCGAGTGCAGTTTGGTGTCGTGACACGGAAG CACCACTGCCGGGCCTGCGGGCAGATCTTCTGTGGGAAATGCTCCTCCAAGTATTCCACCATCCCCAAGTTCGGGATTGAGAAGGAAGTGAGAGTCTGTGAGCCCTGCTATGAGCATCTCAACAA GAAGGCTGAGGGCaaagctgctgccacctccGAACTGCCCCCCGAGTACCTGACCAGCCCTCTCTCTCAGCAGTCCCAG CTGCCTCCAAAGCGCGACGAGACAGCTCTGCAAGAGGAAGAGGAGCTCCAGCTGGCTATTGCCTTGTCTCAGTCAGAGgctgaggagaaggagagaatg AATTCCTCTGCTCCCTTGGCTGAGGACATTGACCCAGAG CTGGCTCGGTACCTGAACCGCAACTACTGGGAGAAGAAACAAGAGGAGGTTCGCAAGAGCCCCACGCCGTCAGCACCCCTGTCCCTGACAGAGCCGACTGCGCAGCCTGGGGAAGCCCACCCCGCCCCACTCGGGGTGGTTGAG CAGCAGTACCAGAATGGCGAGTCTGAGGAGAACCACGAGCAGTTCCTGAAGGCGCTGCAGAACGCAGTCACCACGTTCGTCAACCGCATGAAGAGCAACCACATGCGAGGCCGCAGCATCACCAATGACTCCGCCGTGTTGTCCCTTTTCCAGTCCATCAACAACATGCACCcgcagctgctggagctgctcaacCAGCTGGACGAGCGCAGGC tgtACTACGAAGGCCTGCAGGACAAACTGGCCCAGATCCGGGATGCGCGTGGGGCTCTGAACGCACTGCGGGAGGAGCACCAGGAGAAGCTGCGCCGCGCAGCAGAGGAGGCAGAGCGGCAGCGCCAGATCCAGCTGGCCCAGAAGCTGGAGATCATGAGGCAGAAGAAGCAG GAGTACCTGGAGATGCAGCGTCAGTTGGCCATCCAGCGactgcaggagcaggaaaaggagaggcagctgcgcctggagcagcagaagcagacCATCCAGATGAGAGCCCAGATGCCAGCCTTCTCATTGCCCTATGCCCAG CTCCAGGCCATGCCGGCAGCCAGCGGGGTGATATACCAGCCCTCTGGGCCCACCAGCTTCCCTGGCACCTTCAGCCCAGCTGGCTCTGTGGAAGGCTCTCCCATGCACAGCGTGTACATGAACCAGGCTGCACAGGGAGGCACAGGGCCGTACGCCGCCATGCCCGTCACCGGGACTG ATCCCAGCATGGTGAATGCCTACATGTACCAGCCGGGGGCCGGCAGCGGGCAGGGGGCTCAGCAGGCGACAGCAGTGcccaccaccaccccagcaTACTCGTCCTACCAGCCCACGCCCACGCAGGGCTACCAG AGCGCGGCCTCGCAGTCGCAGAGCATCCCGGCCATCTCCCAGGCCCCCCAGTCGGGTGCCATGGGCTACATGGGCAGCCAGTCCGTCTCCATGGGCTACCAGCCCTACGGCATGCAG GGTCTCATGTCTGCCCTCCCAGGCCAGGatgcagctctgagcagccttcCAGCCCAGCAGTCCTACATGCCTGGGCAACAGCCCCTCTACCAACAG GTGGCCCCAGCCGGGgcccccccccagcagcagcctccacCGGCGCCAGCCCCCGGgcagcagcccccaggcagcGGAGAGGCCCAGCTCATCTCATTTGACTGA